The Armatimonadota bacterium genome segment TCGGTCAGGTCGAAGGTTGTGTAATCGTTGCCCGCTTTGGAGGTTCTCAAGCGGAGGTTCTTCACGATGCCCGACGCCTTAACAAGTTTCTTGTCGAACTTGGCCGGCTCGTCGGCAATCTCGGCGACGGTCGCAACGATCGGCTTGGGCGGCGCTTTGGCGCCGTCTTGGACAAACGCCACGCCAAATGCGATAAATAGGGCAAACGCGATGCTGAAAGCTCTCATGTTCTTGTCCTCCAGCTCAGAGTTCTAAACTATGGCGCGGTGTCCTGCTAGAACCTAAACGCCAGCTCCGCGTCCAACGTCCTCGCCCGATAGTTGTACCGCTGAAGCTCCGGATCGAAGTTTCGAAGCTCCCTCAACTTTCCGCTAAAGATCAGCGATATGTTCTCCGTGATCCGATACTCATAACCCAGATTCGCAAAGAAGTCGCGCGACCCCTGATAGCCTTGCGTGCGCGAGGTTCTCCAATCCATAAACACGTTCTGCCGAGGATTGATCGCATATTCTAATCTGCCGCCCAGCGATCCAAGCTTCTGCCGGATCTCGCCTCGCTCGCCCAGCCCGTCTACGATCACGCTCGCCGTGTCCACCTGCTGAACGTCAAAACTCAATGTCCATCGCTTCCAAGGTCCGATTTGCAGCGTCGCGAAGAACATGTCGTTTTCGGAACTACCGCTGCCCGACAAAAATCCAACGCTCTGCTTGGCCCATTGACCGGTAATCGATATCCAATCGAGCGGGCTGTAAGTGGCCGACGCGGCCGTGGTCTTTGCGCTGCTGTTGGATACAAACTCGCCGGCCGATTCCTGAGTAACATGCTGGAAATCTACCGAAAGCGCGGTGAACGGCGTCCACCGCGCTCGAACCGATTGCCCCTTGCCGCTCACCGCATACGACGTCAGCCCGCCGCCAAACGGCGAACCGCCCGAAAACCCGTTGCCATTATAACCATACCCCCAGCCATTATTGAAGCCGCCGCCAAACTGCGTCGGCAGGTTGATCGGGCGAAAACCCGAATCGTTGTCGCTGATCTCGTAGTCCAGCGTTAAAGAGCTCCAAGGCGAATAGTTGACGCTAAAGCGCGATTCGTTAGCCGTCGAGCGTTGCCCTGATTGGAGGATCGTGCTGTTGGCGGCCACCGCATTGAACGAGAGATTGCTCCAAGGCCGCCATGTTGCGTTGCCTCTCAACGAATCGATGTTGTAGGTCGTTGTGGACTGGTTGCCTCCCAATGCGCTTGTCGTCGTGGCGCGAGTGCGCCCAATGTCGGCGCCCACGCTCAGTCGGCCAAATTCGTGCGATACGCGGGCGTTGTCATTGATGTACTTGGAATCAGAGGTCGAGCTCTTGGTGCGGTTTTCGGTCCTGCTAAAGGTGAGCGCAGGAGACTTCGGCTTCGAATAGTTGAACGCCCAGTTTTGGATCGTGCTGTCTGCAGGCTGGACGTTGATACCGCTTCCCGACCCAGACGTAAAGGCCGACACCCGCGATTGATTGCGCGACCATGTGAGCGATGAGAAGTCTGAGAATCGATAGGTGGCGTTGTGTTGGCTTCCGCGCTCGTTTCTCTGAAATCCGACGCTCTCGACGGCGATGTAGGTGGGCGGAATGTCGCGGTAGGCGGCAGAATAGTTGAGCCTGCCAATGTTCAAGTTCGTCGTGGCCGTCTTCGCTGTGCCGCGGATCTTGCCGCCCAATTGGGTCGCCTCGCTATCGGCAATGTTCAGATTCACGCCGCCATACCGACCGATCGGGATCGCAAAGTCGTATCCGACCACTCTTCGATCTCCTGCCAAGCCCGATCCTGGGTCGGGGCGAGGCGTATAGATCGCCTTTACAATCGACGTGCCTGGGATAAATCGACGGAAGTAGAACCGATTGGGCAGCACGGAATCGAAGTAAAAATCGACCTCGATCGTCTGGGGCAGCCCGTCTACAGTGAGGAAAAACGGGTGCCCGGCGTCGATCAGCGGCGGAAACTCTAAGTCATAGGGCGCCGCCGGATTGCCAAAGCCAAAGAATTGGTCGGTGCGCGTGAGCAGCGAACTGGAACCGCGAGATTTCTGTTGAATCGCCGTAACCGCAAAGTTGAAGCCCTTTCCAAAGGGCAAGGTCAGCTTCATGCCGTCGATCCTGCCCGCGTTCGCATTGAAAGCATAAGTCTCGTAGGTAACGACAATGGCCGCGGTCGCCGGGATGATCATGCCCTCGCGAAAGGTCAAGATGCCTGTAACATAGTCGATCCGGTAATCCTCGCCGCGTCGCTTTTCAAGGCCGTCCACCTGAATGCGCTCGCTGCCGTCCACAATCTGGCTCGCCTGAAGATAGTAAGGTCCCGAACTATTGTTGCCCGGAATGGTGATCGTGCGGGCGGCGGCTTTCGTGGTGGACGTTACAAACTGCAGGTTCGATCCGCCGCCAAACTTGGCGACCAGCGAAACGCCTTTCATGGTGCGCTGAAAGCCCGCCAAAGAGGACGTGCCCCCGAGCGATGCCGTAATGTCCCCCACCTCCGCGCCAAAACTCTTGGTTTGATAGGAGAGCGTAACCCTTTGATCGAACGGGTTGCCAAAGCGCGTGTTCGTCCATCGCCAATCAAAGGTCAGTACGTCAAACAGTTTCTGACCGCGAACCGAGAGATCGGTGAAGTCGGTCGTGCGTCTCGCCCCCTCGCCAAATCGGTTCTGATCGTTGAACGACTGTCGATCTCCGTCGATCTCGTGAAGATGGAATCCGACCGTTTTGCTGCCGCCAACCTGAATGCGATCCCACTGCTGGCTAAACCACTGCGATGTCCAAGGTTTGGCCGGCGCCTCGGGCTTCGGTTCGGCGCCCGGCTCCTGGGCGGCGCAGAACCAAGGCAAACAGAGGGCGGCTAAAAAGACAAGGCACAATCTCATATTCCGACGAAACTCTTCGCTTTCTCCAGGGCGGCCAGCGCTCGCTGTTCGGCGCTGGCAGCGCTGACTATTAGACGCTCATTGAGCCTGGTTTGTTGCGCCCAATGCGCCTGCCACGCATCGATGAGACTGTCTGGGGCGAAGCCGTTCATGCTGAGCCTGCCCTCCAGTCCTAACATCGATTGGAGCGCCGAGACCTTTGGATCATAGGCGATCAGGAGCGGGGCAGTGCCGGCTTTCGCCGCAAAGATGCCCGCGTGCAGCCTCATCGCGACCACGGCCGACGCCTGCGCAAAGGCTCTTAGCAGCTCTTGCAAGGTTTCAAACGGCCCAAGGACGGCGCAACCCGATTCTTGGGCTATCTGACGACAAAGAGGCAAGTCCTCGTTCGCTTGCATGGCTATCAGGCAGGGTTCCAGACCGTCGGCCTTCATTTTAACCGCCAGCTTTGTGAAAGCCGACGCCGGGTCTGTAGCGGGCCACGGTCGAGGCGATAGGATCGCGATGTTGGTCTTTTGCTCGCTTGGCATCTCTAAGGCAAACGTCGCGTCCGAACCTAAGATCGCTTCTTGCCGAACGCCGATCGATTTGAGCAAAGCCAATGACGCTTCGTCCCTCACCGAGAGGTGCCCAACGTCTCGCAATGCCCAACGAACCATGGCTCGGCTGATTCTCCGTCTAAACGGACCTAAGCCCTGTAACACCAACCCGACCCGCTTCGTCTTCCTTTGTCCTGCGCGGATAAGCGAAACATAGTAGACCAGCGATCGCAAGCTGGTCGCGTCTTGTAGCAGGCTCCCCCCGCCCAATACTAGCGAGGTTGCTTTCTCAAGCGCTTGGCCAAACTGAACTGAAGGGTATCGAGCAACGCTATGGGGATGCCTGGATCGCAAAGGGTCGGCAGTAGCGACGGTGCATCGATCCGATCCGAACGCCCTCACTACCGCCTCTAACGATGCCTCGTCGCCCCAATTGCCAAAGCCGTAGTAACCGCAGACCAGAACCATCAGCGCATGGCGTACCAGTCCAGCGCCATCCGTTCGACGGCGTGGCGGCTGGCATCGGCCAGATAGGGCGTGATGCCAAAAACGATCAAACCAACCGCGCAGATAAGAATGCATAGACCGAGGCCGGCAGGGATCGCCCAGGGCTTCGCGCCCTCTTCCGCAGGCGAATCGATGTAGATCGAGCGAATGAGATTAAGGTAGTAGCCCGCGCCGATCACGCTATTGATGACCAAGACCACCGCCAACCAGATGTAGTTAGCCTGGACGGCGCCGATCAACAGATGCCACTTGCCAAAGAACCCTGCGCTGGGCGGTATGCCCGTTAAGGAAAAGAGCATGACCAGCATCGCGGCAGCGGCAACTGGCTGACGATGCCATAGACCCTTCAAGCCGTCCAGCGAGGTGTCGTCGCCCGCTCGCGCCATCAGCGTCAGCACGGCAAAGGCGCCGATCGACATCAGCGAATAGGCGACCAGATAGTAGACAATCCCGGTCAGGCCCTCTACGTTGCCGCTGATCATGCCGACCATCAAGTACCCCGCGTGCGCAATGCTGGAGTAAGCCAACATCCGCTTCGCATCCCGCTGCACGATGGCCGCCAAATTGCCGAGCGTCATGGAAGCGATCGCGATAACGGTCAACGCCGGTTCCCAAATCTCCTTCATCGGATACATCTGGCCAAGTGTGCGAACGAGCACCGCGACAGCGGCAGCCTTCGAAACAGCCGACATATAGGCCGTTACAACGGTCGGCGCGCCTTGGTAAACGTCCGGCGTCCACATATGGAACGGCACAAGCGCCGTCTTGAACGCTAAGCCGACCAGCAACAGCGCCATCCCTGCGATCAGCAGGCTTCGGCCACCCTCGTTCTCCGTCCACGAGCTAGCGATGTTGGTCAGATCGGCCCCGCCCGTCGCGCCAAAGATCATCGCGATTCCATAGAGGAAGAAGGCCGACGCGAACGCGCCCAACAGAAAATACTTGAGCGCCGCTTCCTCAGATCGCACCTCAGAACGCGCGAACCCGGTCAGAACGTAGAGCGCGATAGAGAGAATCTCCAGACCCAAGAAGATGATGATCAGGTCGGTCGATGAGACCATTACCATCGCTCCGGCCGTTGCAAAGAGCATCATGGGATAAAACTCGCCCAGATGGATGTTCTTCGCGGTCAAATAATCGTCGGCAAAGAGAAAGGCCAAGATCGTCGCGCCGATAAGGATCAAGTTCAGCATCGCCGAAAATTGATCGGTTACCATCATTCCGCCAAACGAACGGATGCTGACGTCCCAGATCGTAACTTGGCTCAAGCCGGCCGCCAACAGACCGAAAATGCCCAGCCCCGCCAGCCACTGATTGCGCGACTTGGGCATGAACAGCTCGGCGATCAGTAGCACGAGCGCCGTGCCCAGCACAATAATGAGCGGCCTGAGCGAGATCAAGTCGATATCGGGTAGAGGGAAGGTAACCTCAGGCATCAGTTCTCCTCCGACAACAGTTCCGACGCGATCTCGCCGATCGCTCGCAAGCAGTCTTCGGGCGCGTCGGTCGCCACGGCGCAACCTGGCGCCAGCACAAATCCATAGGGCGTTTCTTGATGGAGAGCGTCGGCAGCCTCGGTCGCAATCTCCCTTCGGCCATATTCGGGCAAGCGCATCTCGTTGATCCCGCCCATCACACACCGCTTGAACATCGCGCTGCCTTGGGAAAGCGAGAGATTCGAAGCCCGATCGCTCCAGCAGTAGATGGCCGCTGGCATATCGGCCACAAGCTCGCCGTACAACTCGCCATAGCCATGAAGATGCAGCACGTTGAACGGCGCCGAACTCGCGCTCTCGAGCAACCGGCGATCGCGCTCTTGAAAGTATCGCTTGTACGTGTCAGGATCGCCCGTATCCTCGCTGGCGCCGTTCACCGCAAAGTAAATCCCGTCCGTGATTTTGATCGCCTCGCGAGCATACGCCTCTAAGTTGTCGTAAATGACGGAAATTCCCTCCGCGACAGCCTCCGGATGATCGCGCAAATGCTCCGAAAGCCGCTTGCCGCAAAGCTTATTCGCGTAGTACTGAGCATTGAACACGGTCTCGATCATGGGCACATCGTTCGGCAGTCCGGCCCGAATCTGGCGAAGGACCTCCAAATGCGCGCCGAAGTTGCCCTGGGTTGGGCCCAGTCGCCTCAATTGTCGCCAATCCTCTGCCGATGCGATGCCGGAAGATTCATAAGGCGCGTCGTGCATCACCTTCAGCAAATCTGGCCGATATCGATGCCAAAACTCCAAGGTCGCTTTAGGCATCTGTTCGACATATATGGCCAAGTCGTCCGGCCTTTCCTCGCAATACTCTTCTCGCAAAGCGGGTGGAAACCAATCCAAAGGCCGAAAGTGGTACCAGAAGCCGAATGCGGGTCGATCGGCCTTGCGACCTTGGACGGCGGCTTCCAATCGCGCTCGACTCGTCATTGAGGCGCCACCGGAGATTGCCGCCCTGGTCCCGAAGGCGCATATTCTAACTGGTAGACGATGGGAAGTTCGCCCGCTCGCCAGCTGGGCCGCTCGCCCATGGGCAGCGCCGACTGGCGCACCGCGTTCTCTATCGACGCCTCCATCTTCTCGGTAAACGTGGAGGGATAGAGGCCAAACCAGAAGATCAGCACGATCAGCGGCGCCATGATGGCGATCTCGAACGGTTTCAGATCCTTCAGAACCTTGTTCTCTTCCTTCTCCACCGGCCCGTAAAACGCGCGCTGGAACATCCAAAGCAGATAAACCGCTGCCAAGATGACGCCCGATGCGCCGAGCACGACGAACCAGAGGCTCGTGCCGAACCCGCCGGCATAGTTCGTTTTGAACGCGCCGAGCAGACAGAGAAATTCGCCGACAAACCCGTTGGTGCCTGGCAGGCCGACGGAAGAGAGCATCACGATCAAAAAGAGCGCGGCGTAGATGGGCATCTGCTTCTTCAGCCCGCCAAACTCGCTGATCTTGCGCGTGTGGCGACGCTCGTACAGCATCCCGAATAGCAAGAACAGCGCGCCCGTCGAAATGCCGTGATTGATCTGCTGAAGCACGCTGCCCGTATAACCCTCGGCGTTCAAGGCAAACAGGCCCAGCATGACAAACCCCATGTGGCTGACGCTGGAATAGGCGATCAATCGCTTCATGTCGGTCTGCATCGCCGCCACAATCGCGCCGTAGATGATGCCCACCACCGCTAGCCCCATTGCAAACGGCGCCATGGTCTGAGTCGCATCGGGGAAGAGCGGCATACAAAATCGCAAGAACCCGTATGTGCCCATCTTCAGCAGCACGCCCGCCAAGATCACGCTGCCCGCCGTTGGCGCGTCGGTGTGCGCGTCGGGAAGCCATGTATGGAACGGGAACACCGGCACCTTGATCGCAAACGCCAGCGCAAACGCGCCAAAAAGCCAAAGCTGCGTGGCTACAGGTATTCCGTTTACTGCCGCGTAAGCCTGCAGATCGATCAGATTAAACGACGAGACGCCCGTCGCGTTCAGATGCATCCAATAAAGCGCGACGATGGCCACCAGCATCAGCACAGAACCCAGAAACGTGTAGACAAAGAACTTGACCGCGGAATAGAGGCGGTTCTCGCTTCCAAAGATGCCGATCAAGAAGTACATCGGGATCAGCGTCAACTCCCAGAATACATAAAAGAGCGCCATGTCCAAAGCGCAGAACACGCCGATCATGCCGCTCTCCAACAGTAGCATGAAGATCATAAACTCCTTCACGCGCTTTTGGATATAGAACGATATCCAGACCGA includes the following:
- a CDS encoding NADH-quinone oxidoreductase subunit N; the encoded protein is MPEVTFPLPDIDLISLRPLIIVLGTALVLLIAELFMPKSRNQWLAGLGIFGLLAAGLSQVTIWDVSIRSFGGMMVTDQFSAMLNLILIGATILAFLFADDYLTAKNIHLGEFYPMMLFATAGAMVMVSSTDLIIIFLGLEILSIALYVLTGFARSEVRSEEAALKYFLLGAFASAFFLYGIAMIFGATGGADLTNIASSWTENEGGRSLLIAGMALLLVGLAFKTALVPFHMWTPDVYQGAPTVVTAYMSAVSKAAAVAVLVRTLGQMYPMKEIWEPALTVIAIASMTLGNLAAIVQRDAKRMLAYSSIAHAGYLMVGMISGNVEGLTGIVYYLVAYSLMSIGAFAVLTLMARAGDDTSLDGLKGLWHRQPVAAAAMLVMLFSLTGIPPSAGFFGKWHLLIGAVQANYIWLAVVLVINSVIGAGYYLNLIRSIYIDSPAEEGAKPWAIPAGLGLCILICAVGLIVFGITPYLADASRHAVERMALDWYAMR
- the csaB gene encoding polysaccharide pyruvyl transferase CsaB codes for the protein MVLVCGYYGFGNWGDEASLEAVVRAFGSDRCTVATADPLRSRHPHSVARYPSVQFGQALEKATSLVLGGGSLLQDATSLRSLVYYVSLIRAGQRKTKRVGLVLQGLGPFRRRISRAMVRWALRDVGHLSVRDEASLALLKSIGVRQEAILGSDATFALEMPSEQKTNIAILSPRPWPATDPASAFTKLAVKMKADGLEPCLIAMQANEDLPLCRQIAQESGCAVLGPFETLQELLRAFAQASAVVAMRLHAGIFAAKAGTAPLLIAYDPKVSALQSMLGLEGRLSMNGFAPDSLIDAWQAHWAQQTRLNERLIVSAASAEQRALAALEKAKSFVGI
- a CDS encoding NADH-quinone oxidoreductase subunit M, translated to MIEIPNLLTWLIFLPIIGAAILALVPKEQVSAVRYGALLLTVVVFALSLLLVGGFQSGTHQFQFQELRSWMPRYGITYHLGIDGISLWMVILTTFLSALSVWISFYIQKRVKEFMIFMLLLESGMIGVFCALDMALFYVFWELTLIPMYFLIGIFGSENRLYSAVKFFVYTFLGSVLMLVAIVALYWMHLNATGVSSFNLIDLQAYAAVNGIPVATQLWLFGAFALAFAIKVPVFPFHTWLPDAHTDAPTAGSVILAGVLLKMGTYGFLRFCMPLFPDATQTMAPFAMGLAVVGIIYGAIVAAMQTDMKRLIAYSSVSHMGFVMLGLFALNAEGYTGSVLQQINHGISTGALFLLFGMLYERRHTRKISEFGGLKKQMPIYAALFLIVMLSSVGLPGTNGFVGEFLCLLGAFKTNYAGGFGTSLWFVVLGASGVILAAVYLLWMFQRAFYGPVEKEENKVLKDLKPFEIAIMAPLIVLIFWFGLYPSTFTEKMEASIENAVRQSALPMGERPSWRAGELPIVYQLEYAPSGPGRQSPVAPQ